One part of the Flavobacterium johnsoniae UW101 genome encodes these proteins:
- a CDS encoding sialate O-acetylesterase, with the protein MKNNLLFVFFLMICVSVKANITLPNIFGDNMVLQRNSEVKIWGWANPKEEIKLVSGWNNQEYKTVANNQAKWELTIKTPEAGGPYTISIKGYNEVVLKNILIGEVWVCSGQSNMEMSASWGIENGDEEVKNAANSNIRFFTVSKSTAVTPQNNVLGNWVESTPETMKYFSAVGYFFAKRLREDLKNVPIGLISSNWGGTPAEIWMPEEVVQNDPVLLENAKKLNEQEYGPHQPGRAYNAMIAPITGFKIAGTIWYQGESNVGSLVYDKTLSALIASWRKAWNDEFPFYFVQIAPYKNGTNNFSNVTVRNSQRKILKEVPKTGMVLTSDISDTIDIHPKNKKSVGIRLADLALAETYKTNHNLVNGPLFKEIKTNKNKVTVSFDYADGLYFKNKISNQFEVAATDGVFYPAEASIKNNEVILTSKKVFNPVKVRFAWGNTIQPDLFNKANLPASCFTSEF; encoded by the coding sequence ATGAAAAATAATCTACTATTTGTTTTCTTTTTAATGATTTGTGTTTCAGTAAAGGCAAATATTACGCTTCCTAATATTTTTGGAGATAATATGGTTTTACAGCGCAATTCTGAAGTTAAAATCTGGGGCTGGGCAAATCCAAAAGAAGAAATTAAACTAGTTTCGGGCTGGAACAATCAGGAATATAAAACCGTTGCCAATAATCAGGCGAAATGGGAACTGACTATTAAAACTCCTGAGGCGGGCGGACCTTATACAATTTCGATTAAAGGATATAATGAAGTTGTACTTAAAAATATTTTAATTGGAGAAGTCTGGGTTTGTTCCGGACAGTCGAATATGGAAATGTCGGCCAGCTGGGGAATCGAGAATGGCGATGAAGAAGTAAAAAATGCCGCAAATTCGAATATTCGATTTTTTACGGTTTCAAAATCGACTGCCGTAACTCCGCAGAATAATGTATTGGGGAATTGGGTCGAATCGACTCCGGAAACCATGAAGTATTTCAGTGCCGTTGGTTATTTTTTTGCCAAACGTTTGCGCGAAGATTTAAAAAATGTTCCAATTGGATTGATTTCTTCAAACTGGGGCGGAACTCCAGCCGAAATCTGGATGCCGGAAGAAGTCGTTCAAAATGATCCAGTTTTATTAGAAAATGCTAAGAAGTTAAATGAACAAGAATATGGACCACATCAGCCGGGACGTGCCTATAATGCTATGATTGCTCCAATAACAGGATTTAAAATTGCAGGAACAATCTGGTATCAGGGCGAATCGAATGTGGGTTCTTTGGTTTACGATAAAACGCTTTCAGCTTTGATTGCTTCATGGAGAAAAGCCTGGAATGATGAATTCCCTTTTTATTTTGTTCAGATTGCACCTTATAAAAACGGAACAAATAATTTCTCGAACGTAACGGTTAGAAATTCTCAAAGAAAAATTTTAAAAGAAGTTCCAAAAACAGGAATGGTTTTGACTTCTGACATTTCAGATACGATTGATATTCATCCAAAAAACAAAAAGTCGGTTGGAATTCGTCTGGCAGATCTGGCTTTGGCGGAAACGTACAAAACAAATCATAATTTGGTTAACGGACCGCTTTTTAAAGAAATTAAAACAAATAAAAATAAAGTGACAGTCTCTTTTGATTACGCTGACGGATTATATTTTAAAAACAAAATTTCAAATCAATTTGAAGTTGCGGCAACTGATGGAGTTTTTTATCCAGCCGAAGCTTCAATTAAAAATAACGAGGTGATTTTGACAAGTAAAAAAGTATTTAATCCGGTAAAAGTGAGGTTTGCCTGGGGAAATACAATTCAGCCAGATTTGTTTAATAAAGCCAATCTGCCAGCTTCTTGTTTTACGTCAGAATTTTAG
- a CDS encoding SGNH/GDSL hydrolase family protein: MFLKKRALLILFLLNSIISTSQIQNSAKTFLYEGRIDKLQNDNVILIGTASSVTFNFTGNECSISLQSVDSYEHHNYVQLVLDGKYIGKIRIEKGAAQSFPIKVTSNKKEHRLEIYKNTEAHSGGILFTGTTAKLTAISFKKKKKIEFIGDSITCGAASDPSDVPCDKGEYLDHHNGYYAYGPTLSRAIGAAYLMSSVSGIGMYRNWNDENKDEVIMPDAYPNLYLTKDSSKPKYDFAFQPDIISIALGTNDFSDGDGKKERLPFNASKYVSNYINFIKMLYEHNPNVQIVITNSPMVNGEKGVVFEECLKKVKNAFAEDKNHKAIQIFKFKPMTPKGCTGHPDVADHKVLADEYGPFLKKLLNEK, from the coding sequence ATGTTTCTCAAAAAAAGAGCTCTTTTAATTTTGTTTTTGTTGAATTCAATTATTTCAACCTCACAAATTCAAAATTCAGCAAAAACTTTTTTATACGAAGGCCGAATAGATAAACTTCAAAATGATAACGTCATTTTAATTGGAACTGCTTCTTCTGTAACTTTTAATTTTACAGGAAACGAATGTTCAATTTCACTTCAAAGCGTAGATTCTTATGAACATCATAATTATGTTCAGTTGGTTTTGGATGGAAAATATATTGGAAAAATCAGAATTGAAAAAGGGGCAGCACAGTCATTTCCAATAAAAGTAACTTCAAATAAAAAAGAACATCGTTTAGAAATTTATAAAAATACTGAAGCGCACAGCGGTGGTATTTTATTTACCGGAACAACAGCAAAACTGACTGCAATTTCTTTTAAAAAGAAAAAGAAAATCGAATTCATTGGAGATTCTATTACCTGCGGCGCCGCAAGTGATCCGTCTGATGTTCCTTGTGATAAAGGTGAATATTTAGATCATCATAATGGTTATTATGCTTATGGACCAACACTTTCAAGAGCAATTGGAGCAGCATATTTAATGAGCTCAGTTTCGGGAATTGGAATGTACAGAAACTGGAATGATGAAAACAAAGATGAAGTCATAATGCCGGACGCTTATCCGAATTTATATTTAACCAAAGATTCTTCAAAACCTAAATACGATTTTGCTTTTCAGCCTGATATTATCAGTATTGCTTTAGGAACAAATGATTTTTCGGACGGAGACGGCAAAAAAGAACGTCTGCCTTTTAATGCTTCTAAATATGTTTCAAATTACATCAATTTTATAAAAATGCTGTACGAGCATAATCCAAATGTGCAGATTGTCATTACAAACAGTCCAATGGTTAACGGCGAAAAAGGAGTAGTTTTTGAAGAGTGCCTCAAAAAAGTAAAAAATGCTTTTGCAGAAGATAAAAACCACAAAGCAATCCAGATTTTTAAATTTAAACCTATGACGCCAAAAGGCTGTACAGGTCATCCAGATGTTGCCGATCATAAAGTTCTGGCAGATGAATATGGACCATTTTTAAAAAAGCTTTTAAATGAAAAATAA
- a CDS encoding C40 family peptidase: protein MRSYLFTALLSITLFSSFTVKKSEKQTLIDNRKIQTEINRDSIIEYAKKYLDTPYKYASSDPKKGFDCSGFVSYVFKNFGMNLPRSSGSYKNLGTALKPEDFKVGDILVFYGYKDRTVIGHLGIICEADGMHSKFIHASSGKAQKVTITALDTEHYTKRFYKCINVLPE, encoded by the coding sequence ATGAGGTCATATCTTTTCACAGCTTTATTATCTATTACGCTATTTTCTTCTTTTACCGTAAAAAAGAGCGAAAAGCAGACTTTAATTGATAATCGAAAAATTCAAACCGAAATCAATAGAGATTCTATCATCGAATATGCTAAAAAGTATTTAGATACGCCTTATAAATATGCCAGCAGTGATCCTAAAAAAGGATTTGACTGTTCTGGTTTTGTGAGTTATGTTTTTAAAAATTTTGGCATGAATCTGCCAAGAAGTTCCGGCAGTTACAAAAACTTAGGAACTGCCTTAAAACCTGAAGATTTTAAAGTTGGAGATATTTTAGTTTTTTACGGATATAAAGACAGAACAGTTATAGGCCATTTGGGAATAATCTGTGAAGCTGACGGAATGCATTCTAAATTCATTCATGCTTCATCAGGAAAAGCACAAAAAGTAACTATTACCGCATTAGACACAGAACATTATACCAAACGTTTTTATAAATGTATTAATGTTTTACCTGAATAA